In the genome of Cupriavidus malaysiensis, one region contains:
- a CDS encoding TolC family protein produces the protein MAWAQAAAAWLPEEAAVREAVRQAPDVQAAEAAREAMLARAGGIRAGNAETVLRTTAQGRRVRDPSDRFAEGQLLLERPLRLWGKSGADADLADVTEQAGRLAAMDARHEASRQVLALWFAALRAQQARAAAQAADVLAAELARVTERRLRAGDAARLDHELSLAERARTTAALAAARAAEASAQAELRARFPELGVPAALVATPALPDMPAEPAAQLRNQYLLGSHEFLLAQAQELQAQRQARRIDLERHPDPTVGVFVTIERGGAERIAGVSVSMPLGSAARRSNAAAAAADAEGAARRRLAVERKVGAEFEQLYHALQGKRSAAEAQAQALALQRSAAARSGRAYAEGEAGLTELLVVRRNLADSEQAERLARVDALEADTRLQLDLHRLWDFDD, from the coding sequence ATGGCCTGGGCCCAGGCCGCGGCGGCATGGCTGCCGGAGGAGGCGGCGGTGCGCGAAGCCGTGCGGCAGGCGCCCGACGTGCAGGCGGCCGAAGCCGCGCGTGAGGCGATGCTGGCGCGCGCTGGCGGCATCCGCGCCGGCAATGCGGAGACCGTGCTGCGCACCACGGCCCAGGGCCGCCGCGTGCGCGACCCGTCCGATCGTTTTGCCGAGGGGCAACTGTTGCTGGAGCGACCGTTGCGGCTGTGGGGCAAGTCGGGCGCGGATGCCGATCTGGCCGACGTGACAGAACAGGCGGGGCGCCTGGCGGCGATGGACGCACGCCACGAGGCCTCGCGGCAGGTCCTTGCGCTCTGGTTCGCCGCGCTGCGGGCGCAGCAGGCGCGCGCGGCGGCGCAGGCGGCCGATGTGCTGGCGGCCGAGCTGGCGCGCGTGACGGAGCGCCGTCTGCGGGCGGGCGATGCGGCGCGCCTGGACCATGAACTGTCGTTGGCGGAACGCGCCCGCACCACGGCGGCCCTGGCGGCCGCCCGTGCCGCGGAAGCCTCGGCGCAGGCGGAACTGCGCGCGCGCTTCCCCGAGCTGGGGGTGCCGGCAGCCCTGGTCGCTACGCCGGCGCTGCCGGACATGCCGGCCGAGCCGGCTGCGCAATTGCGCAACCAATACCTGCTCGGCAGCCACGAGTTCCTGCTGGCCCAGGCGCAGGAACTGCAGGCGCAGCGCCAGGCGCGGCGGATCGACCTGGAACGCCACCCCGATCCCACCGTGGGCGTCTTCGTCACCATCGAACGCGGCGGAGCCGAGCGCATCGCCGGTGTCAGCGTGTCGATGCCGCTCGGCTCGGCGGCGCGTCGCAGCAACGCCGCCGCCGCCGCGGCCGACGCCGAGGGGGCGGCGCGGCGGCGCCTGGCGGTGGAGCGCAAGGTGGGGGCGGAATTCGAGCAGCTCTACCACGCCTTGCAGGGCAAGCGCAGCGCGGCCGAGGCGCAGGCACAGGCGCTGGCCCTGCAGCGCAGCGCCGCCGCGCGCAGCGGGCGCGCCTATGCCGAAGGGGAGGCGGGGCTGACCGAGCTGCTGGTGGTACGGCGCAATCTTGCCGACAGCGAACAGGCTGAGCGCTTGGCGCGGGTCGACGCGCTGGAGGCGGACACCCGGCTGCAGCTCGACCTGCATCGGCTCTGGGACTTCGACGACTGA
- a CDS encoding SDR family oxidoreductase gives MSGQSQQQGVALVIGAGDSTGGAIARRFAAGGLTVCVTRRSADKLQPLVDSIRAAGGRALAFGSDARKEEEVAALVERIEAEIGPIEVLVFNIGANVPSSVLDETARKYFKIWEMACFSGFLNAREVARRMVQRERGTILFTGATAALRGAANFAAFAGAKHALRALAQSMARELGPRNIHVAHVVVDGAIDTEFIRSNFPERYALKDQDGILNPDHIAENYWHLHQQPRDAWTFELDLRPWMERW, from the coding sequence ATGTCTGGACAATCGCAGCAGCAAGGGGTGGCGCTGGTGATCGGCGCCGGCGACTCGACGGGCGGCGCCATCGCGCGGCGCTTCGCCGCCGGTGGCTTGACGGTGTGCGTCACGCGGCGCTCTGCCGACAAGCTGCAGCCCCTGGTGGACAGCATCCGCGCCGCCGGCGGCCGCGCGCTTGCCTTCGGTTCGGATGCGCGCAAGGAAGAAGAGGTGGCCGCCCTGGTGGAGCGCATCGAGGCGGAAATCGGCCCGATCGAAGTGCTGGTCTTCAATATCGGTGCCAATGTGCCCAGCTCCGTGCTGGACGAGACTGCGCGTAAGTACTTCAAGATCTGGGAGATGGCCTGCTTCTCGGGCTTCCTCAATGCGCGCGAGGTGGCGCGGCGCATGGTGCAGCGCGAGCGGGGCACGATCCTGTTCACCGGCGCCACCGCGGCGCTGCGTGGTGCGGCCAACTTCGCCGCCTTCGCCGGTGCCAAGCACGCGCTGCGCGCGCTGGCGCAAAGCATGGCGCGCGAGCTGGGGCCGCGCAATATCCACGTTGCGCATGTGGTGGTGGACGGCGCGATCGACACCGAATTCATCCGCAGCAACTTCCCCGAGCGCTACGCGCTCAAGGACCAGGACGGCATCCTGAACCCCGATCATATTGCCGAGAACTACTGGCACCTGCACCAGCAGCCGCGCGACGCCTGGACCTTCGAACTCGACCTGCGGCCCTGGATGGAGCGCTGGTAA
- a CDS encoding dipeptidase encodes MKLEWAEVHAGSAGRFEGRQVEIAGWMIPPDAAARAVDGFLLVAEAPCCGPGLPQDAQACMEIRAALPVAVTGRAIVLRGWLRSGGDDPEAWRYRLDGAVLIDAAPAMPGRRVFLAAGAALGLAACARGPFASDVDAAAPGEAAAPAWQPAPGALTIDMHSHGGRVTVSRDPALGDRRPFLPLAAPMRAGGMQVICLAIVTDTTVTRVSASRRSFEPWRKPEPGELHALGQAEFARARALIAHEKLQVVTDAASLARLAPAGPSVILAAEGADFLEGRIERVDEAYTEQQLRHLQLTHYRVNELGDIQSEAPVHGGLSDFGAAVVRRCNALGLVVDVAHGTYDLVKRAAAVSSKPLVLSHTALAAHPGARSRLVSPDHARVIAGTGGVIGVWPSAGSFRDLAGMADGIKRMVDVVGVDHVGLGSDMLGFISPPVFRSYAQLPALAQALLAGGFRPAELDKLLGGNYRRVFEASVG; translated from the coding sequence ATGAAACTGGAGTGGGCAGAGGTCCATGCGGGCAGTGCGGGCCGATTCGAAGGCCGGCAGGTCGAGATCGCCGGCTGGATGATCCCGCCCGATGCGGCGGCTCGCGCGGTGGACGGCTTCCTGCTGGTTGCCGAGGCGCCTTGCTGCGGTCCTGGCCTGCCGCAAGACGCGCAGGCCTGCATGGAAATCCGGGCGGCGCTGCCGGTGGCGGTGACGGGGCGGGCCATCGTGCTGCGTGGCTGGCTGCGCAGCGGGGGCGACGATCCCGAGGCGTGGCGCTATCGCCTGGATGGCGCCGTACTGATCGACGCGGCACCGGCCATGCCGGGCCGGCGGGTGTTCCTCGCCGCCGGCGCGGCGCTCGGGCTGGCCGCCTGCGCGCGCGGACCCTTCGCATCCGATGTGGACGCCGCTGCGCCGGGCGAGGCCGCGGCGCCCGCCTGGCAGCCCGCGCCGGGCGCACTGACCATCGACATGCACAGCCACGGCGGCCGCGTCACGGTGTCGCGCGACCCGGCGCTCGGCGACCGGCGCCCCTTCCTGCCACTCGCCGCGCCCATGCGGGCCGGCGGCATGCAGGTGATCTGCCTGGCCATCGTCACCGATACCACGGTCACGCGGGTGTCCGCCAGCCGCCGGAGCTTCGAGCCGTGGCGCAAGCCGGAGCCGGGCGAGCTCCATGCGCTCGGCCAGGCCGAGTTCGCGCGGGCACGGGCCTTGATCGCCCACGAGAAGCTGCAGGTCGTCACCGACGCCGCTTCGCTCGCCAGGCTGGCCCCGGCCGGCCCGAGCGTGATCCTGGCGGCGGAGGGGGCCGATTTCCTCGAGGGCCGCATCGAGCGGGTCGACGAGGCTTACACGGAGCAGCAGCTGCGGCACCTGCAACTGACGCACTACCGCGTCAACGAATTGGGAGACATCCAGAGCGAAGCGCCGGTGCATGGAGGCCTGAGCGATTTCGGCGCGGCCGTGGTGCGCCGCTGCAATGCGCTCGGCTTGGTGGTCGACGTGGCGCACGGCACCTACGACCTGGTCAAGCGGGCGGCGGCGGTGTCGAGCAAGCCCCTGGTGCTGTCTCATACCGCATTGGCGGCCCATCCCGGCGCGCGCAGCCGGCTGGTCTCGCCGGACCACGCCCGCGTGATCGCCGGCACCGGCGGTGTGATCGGCGTCTGGCCCAGCGCCGGGTCCTTCCGCGACCTGGCGGGCATGGCGGACGGCATCAAGCGGATGGTCGACGTGGTCGGCGTGGACCACGTGGGCCTGGGCAGCGATATGCTGGGCTTCATCTCGCCGCCGGTGTTCCGCAGCTACGCGCAACTGCCGGCGCTGGCACAGGCGCTGCTGGCAGGCGGCTTCCGTCCGGCGGAGCTGGACAAGCTGCTGGGCGGCAACTACCGGCGGGTGTTCGAGGCCTCGGTCGGATAG
- a CDS encoding GFA family protein, translating to MHLEGSCHCGAVRFQLEADSPYPFMHCHCSICRKTAGSGGYAINLGGDARTLRVQGRKHLGIYHAVLRERGKRATRSPAARHFCRECGSPLWLWDPRWPELVHPHASAIDTPLPRPPEVVEAALDYAAPWVDVPRGAGHVACRTWPAESLHDWHQRHGLLSPG from the coding sequence ATGCATCTCGAAGGCTCCTGCCATTGCGGCGCTGTCCGCTTCCAGCTGGAAGCGGACAGCCCCTACCCCTTCATGCACTGCCACTGTTCGATCTGCCGCAAGACCGCGGGCAGCGGCGGCTACGCCATCAATCTCGGTGGCGACGCCCGCACCCTGCGCGTGCAGGGCCGCAAGCATCTCGGCATCTATCACGCCGTGCTGCGCGAACGAGGCAAGCGCGCCACGCGTTCGCCGGCGGCGCGCCATTTCTGCCGCGAGTGCGGCAGCCCGCTCTGGTTGTGGGACCCGCGCTGGCCGGAACTAGTCCATCCGCATGCCTCGGCAATCGACACGCCGCTGCCCAGGCCGCCGGAGGTGGTCGAGGCGGCGCTGGACTACGCCGCGCCCTGGGTGGACGTACCGCGTGGCGCGGGCCACGTCGCTTGCCGTACGTGGCCCGCCGAGTCCTTGCACGACTGGCACCAGCGCCACGGCCTGCTGAGCCCGGGCTGA
- a CDS encoding helix-turn-helix domain-containing protein, whose amino-acid sequence MVNLPHRLRTLRRQRGLSLEALAEQTGLTRSYLSKLERGLSSPSIATVLKIAQAYGMGTGHLLGDARDSAEEVACVSRASQREPLSREGESHGYRYEAIAAARKVKAMEPFVMHPPSDFPDEARVAHSGEEFLFVLKGQVEVQLGEELVTLASGDALYFDADLPHRVRSVGSARAEVLVTTTR is encoded by the coding sequence ATGGTCAACCTGCCGCATCGCCTCCGCACCCTCCGCCGCCAGCGCGGCCTGTCGCTGGAAGCGCTCGCCGAGCAGACCGGCCTGACCCGCAGCTATCTTTCCAAACTGGAACGCGGCCTCAGCTCTCCCTCGATCGCCACGGTACTCAAGATCGCCCAGGCCTATGGCATGGGCACAGGACACCTGCTGGGAGACGCGCGCGACAGCGCCGAGGAAGTGGCCTGCGTTTCCCGCGCCTCGCAGCGCGAGCCGCTATCGCGCGAGGGGGAATCGCACGGCTACCGCTATGAAGCCATCGCGGCAGCACGCAAGGTCAAGGCCATGGAGCCCTTCGTCATGCACCCGCCGAGCGACTTCCCCGACGAGGCAAGGGTCGCGCACAGCGGCGAGGAATTCCTGTTCGTGCTGAAGGGACAAGTCGAGGTCCAGCTGGGCGAGGAACTGGTGACACTGGCCAGCGGCGATGCACTGTATTTCGATGCCGACCTGCCCCACCGCGTGCGCAGCGTCGGGAGCGCCCGGGCCGAAGTGCTGGTCACCACCACCCGATAG
- a CDS encoding tripartite tricarboxylate transporter TctB family protein: MSKPSKFKKDYYGGALMTLIGLSAVVAGMQYRIGTLRQMGPGFFPAAVGTLLALVGVLIAVSARNATESAKGAPGHSHDLPDLRGAVAIVVGVLAFLLFGKFGGLVPATFAIVFISALGDRSNTVKQAVVLAAAMCVVAVVVFWWALQLQLPLFAWGA; encoded by the coding sequence ATGAGCAAGCCTTCCAAGTTCAAGAAGGACTACTACGGCGGCGCGCTGATGACGCTGATCGGGCTCTCTGCGGTCGTCGCCGGCATGCAATACCGCATCGGCACGCTGCGCCAGATGGGTCCCGGGTTCTTCCCGGCGGCCGTCGGCACGCTGCTGGCGCTGGTGGGCGTGCTGATCGCCGTGTCGGCCCGCAATGCCACCGAATCCGCCAAGGGCGCGCCGGGCCACAGCCATGACCTGCCCGACCTGCGCGGCGCCGTCGCCATCGTCGTCGGCGTGCTGGCCTTCCTGTTGTTCGGCAAGTTCGGCGGCCTGGTGCCGGCGACCTTCGCCATCGTTTTCATCTCGGCCCTGGGTGACCGCAGCAATACCGTCAAGCAAGCCGTCGTGCTGGCTGCGGCGATGTGCGTGGTGGCGGTGGTCGTCTTCTGGTGGGCGCTGCAACTGCAGTTGCCGCTGTTCGCTTGGGGGGCGTAA
- a CDS encoding Bug family tripartite tricarboxylate transporter substrate binding protein, with amino-acid sequence MKAPPLIAALAAACLLTSLVSPGAGAQAFPNRPIRLVVPFGAGGITDSVARLVGQAWGGSLGQGVVIENRPGAGGVIAAQAAARAAPDGYTVFMGTVGTQVVNPLIYAKGRLPYAPDTQFVPLGLVSRSPFLLAVGAAVPAGDFREFVGYARQHPGALNYGSAGNASAPHIGIELLKQSAGIKLEHIPFKSGAEAVNAAIGGNVGVVLDAAPVILPQVDAGRLRALVVAGPRRLPGAPGVPTSKEAGLPAFDVSSWNALYVPAGTPPEVVGRLSVALRAALASPVLRSRLAAQGSEPYSGSAQEYAQVMQAEKAKWAAVVSAARITAE; translated from the coding sequence ATGAAAGCGCCCCCCTTGATCGCGGCCCTGGCCGCAGCCTGCCTGCTCACCTCACTCGTCTCGCCCGGCGCCGGCGCGCAGGCTTTCCCGAACCGGCCGATCCGCCTGGTGGTGCCGTTCGGCGCCGGCGGCATCACCGATAGTGTGGCGCGCCTCGTTGGCCAGGCCTGGGGCGGCAGCCTCGGGCAGGGCGTCGTGATCGAGAACCGGCCGGGCGCCGGCGGCGTGATCGCGGCCCAGGCCGCCGCGCGCGCCGCGCCCGATGGCTATACGGTATTCATGGGCACGGTGGGCACCCAGGTCGTGAACCCGCTGATCTACGCCAAGGGCCGGCTGCCCTATGCGCCCGATACCCAGTTCGTGCCGCTGGGCCTGGTCTCGCGCTCGCCATTCCTGCTGGCGGTCGGCGCCGCCGTGCCGGCCGGCGATTTCCGCGAATTCGTCGGCTACGCCCGCCAGCATCCCGGCGCGCTGAACTATGGCTCGGCCGGCAATGCCAGCGCACCCCATATCGGCATCGAACTGCTGAAGCAGAGCGCAGGGATCAAGCTGGAACACATCCCCTTCAAGAGCGGCGCCGAGGCCGTCAATGCGGCGATCGGCGGCAATGTCGGCGTGGTGCTCGATGCTGCGCCGGTGATCCTGCCGCAGGTGGACGCAGGGCGCTTGCGGGCGCTGGTGGTGGCCGGCCCCCGGCGCCTGCCGGGCGCGCCCGGTGTGCCGACCAGCAAAGAGGCCGGCCTGCCGGCCTTCGACGTCAGTTCGTGGAATGCGCTGTACGTGCCGGCCGGCACGCCGCCGGAGGTAGTGGGCAGGCTGTCGGTGGCGCTGCGCGCCGCCCTGGCCAGTCCCGTCTTGCGTTCCCGCCTGGCCGCACAGGGCAGCGAACCATACAGTGGCAGCGCGCAGGAGTATGCGCAGGTCATGCAGGCGGAGAAGGCCAAGTGGGCGGCGGTGGTCAGCGCGGCCCGCATCACGGCGGAATGA
- a CDS encoding efflux transporter outer membrane subunit — translation MNDAANPFPSPGRPRTRGGRLLLCALAWAMAGCAGLRTPVLDPAPDIPAHWRQGTPAGSAAAPAPAPSPEWWRSFGDARLDTVIGAALARNPDLAIATLRLRQARLRARLAGTDLWPAPGASLQASRRWGLDGQARRDAGELNATVAYELDLWGRLAQLRSAAEWEAQASQADHEAAAIALVATTATLYWRAGLLNERITLSVLSLADARATLELVAARHRAGAAAGLDLAQARQQLADLQAEHTLLEQARTENRHAFAILFDRPPGQAAAEPERLSSAPPPAVEAGLPASLLGRRPDLRQGEARLRRALAEADAVRAGFYPRLTLTGVLGSASADLGSLLRDPTALLGAGVELPFLRWYRIEPAIGVAQAEYEEAVVRYRKTLYTAFAEVEDALAARAQLATRGTRLDQALRAAEQAETLSGVRYRAGATALQPWLDAKHKRRLAQAALAQTRFDRLVATMALYKALGGPAELAAR, via the coding sequence GTGAATGACGCGGCAAACCCCTTCCCGTCCCCCGGCCGTCCGCGCACGCGTGGCGGGCGCCTGCTGCTGTGTGCCCTGGCCTGGGCCATGGCCGGCTGCGCCGGCCTGCGAACGCCCGTCCTCGACCCCGCGCCCGACATTCCCGCGCACTGGAGGCAGGGCACGCCTGCAGGATCCGCAGCCGCACCGGCACCGGCACCATCGCCGGAATGGTGGCGCAGCTTCGGCGACGCGCGCCTCGACACCGTGATCGGCGCGGCGCTGGCACGCAACCCCGACCTCGCCATCGCCACCCTGCGGCTGAGGCAGGCGCGCCTGCGCGCCCGCCTCGCCGGCACCGACCTGTGGCCGGCACCCGGCGCGAGCCTCCAGGCCAGCCGCCGGTGGGGCCTGGACGGCCAGGCGCGGCGCGACGCGGGCGAGCTGAATGCCACCGTGGCCTACGAGCTGGACCTGTGGGGACGGCTGGCTCAACTGCGCAGCGCCGCCGAATGGGAGGCGCAGGCCAGCCAGGCCGATCATGAAGCCGCCGCCATCGCCCTCGTCGCCACCACGGCCACACTCTACTGGCGCGCAGGACTGCTCAACGAACGCATCACGCTCTCGGTACTCAGCCTGGCCGATGCCCGCGCCACGCTGGAACTGGTGGCCGCGCGCCACCGCGCCGGCGCCGCCGCCGGGCTCGACCTGGCCCAGGCCCGGCAGCAACTGGCCGACCTGCAGGCCGAGCATACGCTGCTGGAACAGGCGCGCACCGAGAATCGCCACGCCTTCGCCATCCTGTTCGACCGGCCGCCCGGGCAGGCGGCCGCCGAACCCGAGCGCCTGTCCTCCGCACCGCCCCCCGCGGTCGAGGCCGGCCTGCCGGCCAGCCTGCTCGGCCGCCGCCCTGACCTGCGCCAAGGTGAGGCGCGCCTGCGCCGCGCCCTGGCCGAAGCCGATGCGGTGCGCGCCGGTTTCTACCCCAGGCTGACGCTGACCGGCGTGCTCGGCAGCGCCAGCGCCGACCTCGGCTCCCTGTTGCGCGACCCGACCGCCCTGCTCGGCGCCGGGGTGGAACTCCCCTTCCTGCGCTGGTACCGCATCGAGCCGGCCATCGGCGTAGCCCAGGCCGAGTACGAAGAAGCCGTGGTGCGCTACCGCAAGACCCTGTACACCGCTTTTGCCGAGGTCGAAGACGCATTGGCGGCACGCGCGCAACTGGCCACGCGGGGCACACGGCTGGACCAAGCGCTGCGTGCCGCCGAGCAGGCCGAAACCCTGTCCGGCGTGCGCTATCGCGCCGGCGCCACGGCGCTGCAGCCATGGCTGGATGCAAAGCACAAGCGCCGGCTTGCCCAGGCCGCGCTGGCGCAGACGCGGTTCGACCGGCTGGTCGCCACCATGGCGCTCTACAAGGCATTGGGCGGGCCGGCCGAGCTGGCGGCGCGCTGA
- the phaP gene encoding TIGR01841 family phasin (Members of this family are phasins (small proteins associated with inclusions such as PHA granules). Note that several different families of phasins have been named PhaP despite very little sequence similarity to each other.): protein MSVFASEQLLAAQQAHLNSLLAMANTALEGIQKLTELNLQATKSALAEGREQAIAALDGNDGGSAALAQGASLQPATEKALAYARHVYDIAAGTQAGFAHVAEAHCEQYGRALEAFAETFVKNAPVGTEAATALLQAAANATSGAFGALRQVAHQAREAAVSHLDTAAAAATGTSRSKA from the coding sequence ATGTCTGTTTTCGCGTCCGAACAATTGCTGGCCGCCCAGCAGGCCCACCTGAACAGCCTGCTCGCCATGGCGAACACGGCGCTGGAGGGTATCCAGAAGCTGACCGAGTTGAATCTCCAGGCGACGAAATCGGCGCTTGCCGAAGGCCGGGAGCAGGCCATCGCGGCGCTGGACGGCAACGACGGCGGCAGCGCGGCCCTGGCACAGGGAGCCTCGCTGCAGCCGGCGACGGAGAAGGCCCTGGCCTACGCGCGCCACGTCTACGATATCGCTGCCGGTACGCAGGCCGGCTTCGCCCACGTGGCGGAGGCGCACTGCGAGCAGTATGGCCGCGCGCTGGAGGCCTTCGCGGAGACCTTCGTCAAGAACGCACCGGTCGGCACCGAGGCAGCCACCGCCCTGCTGCAGGCCGCCGCCAATGCCACCAGCGGCGCCTTCGGTGCGCTGCGCCAGGTCGCGCACCAGGCGCGCGAAGCCGCCGTCAGCCATCTCGACACGGCCGCCGCGGCGGCCACCGGCACGTCGCGTAGCAAGGCCTGA
- a CDS encoding aldolase — translation MQSKLSIPERTLREKVALTCRILFDGGHDSGLAGQITARAEEPGSYYTQRLGLGFDEITAENLLRVDEDLRVLDGDGMPNPANRFHSWIYRARPDVRCVIHTHPFHAATLAMLEVPLVVSHMDTCVLYDDCAFLKKWPGVPVGNEEGEIISAALGSKRAILLAHHGLLVAAASVEEACVMALLFERAAKMQLAAMSAGAIRPLPEALAQEAHDWILTPRRSQLTFEYYARRALRGA, via the coding sequence ATGCAGTCGAAGCTGTCGATTCCGGAGCGCACCTTGCGCGAGAAGGTGGCGCTGACCTGCCGCATCCTGTTCGACGGCGGCCACGACTCCGGCCTGGCCGGCCAGATCACCGCGCGCGCCGAAGAGCCGGGCAGCTACTACACCCAGCGCCTGGGCCTGGGTTTCGACGAGATCACCGCCGAGAACCTGCTGCGGGTCGACGAAGACCTGCGCGTGCTCGACGGCGACGGCATGCCTAATCCTGCCAACCGCTTCCACTCATGGATCTACCGTGCCCGCCCGGACGTGCGCTGCGTCATCCATACCCACCCCTTCCACGCGGCGACGCTGGCCATGCTGGAGGTGCCGCTGGTGGTGTCGCATATGGATACCTGCGTGCTCTACGACGATTGCGCTTTCCTGAAGAAATGGCCCGGCGTGCCGGTCGGCAACGAGGAGGGCGAGATCATCTCGGCCGCGCTGGGCAGCAAGCGCGCCATCCTGCTGGCCCACCACGGGCTGCTGGTGGCGGCGGCGTCGGTGGAGGAGGCGTGCGTGATGGCCCTGCTGTTCGAGCGCGCGGCGAAGATGCAGCTGGCCGCCATGTCGGCGGGCGCCATCCGGCCGTTGCCCGAGGCCCTGGCCCAGGAGGCACATGACTGGATCCTGACGCCGCGCCGCTCGCAACTGACCTTCGAGTACTACGCCCGGCGGGCCCTGCGCGGCGCCTGA
- a CDS encoding tripartite tricarboxylate transporter permease, whose translation MVSNALHDLWFGFGVAFQGTNLMWSFFGVLMGNLIGVLPGMGALSAISILLPLTYVMHPVPAILMLAGIFYGSQYGGAIGAILLNLPSHPPHAVTCLDGYPLTRAGRGGTALGITMICSFFAASVGIIVMIFCSPLLTEISFKFGPTEIFSIMLLGLLAGSTMSRGSPLKGVAMTLFGLLCGVVGTDVNTGTFRFAFNIPELSDGLELVAIAMGLFGVADFLLNVNRMKTVTAKTTLRIRDMRPTMAEMKQAFWPMVRGTGVGTLFGAMPGTGPTITTFIAYALERKISKTPEKFGTGMIAGVAAPEASAHSKTQVDFIPTMSLGIPGDAVMALILGALMIQGITPGPQLISDHPDIFWGLVASFWIGNVILMVLNVPLIGVWVKLLQVPYRYLFPSAMFFIVVGVFSTQNSLFQIWEVLAFGVIGALLMYLEFSVAPILLGFVLGPMVEENFRRSLLLSRGDMMVFVERPISCAFVVMSALLVIGVTYSAWRGSRRARQQRTTMLDGEQFVAGE comes from the coding sequence ATGGTATCGAATGCACTTCACGACCTCTGGTTCGGCTTCGGCGTCGCCTTCCAGGGTACCAACCTGATGTGGTCGTTCTTCGGCGTGCTGATGGGCAACCTGATCGGCGTGCTGCCCGGCATGGGCGCGCTGTCGGCGATCTCCATCCTGCTGCCGCTGACCTACGTCATGCACCCGGTTCCCGCCATCCTGATGCTGGCCGGTATCTTCTACGGCTCGCAGTACGGCGGCGCGATCGGCGCGATCCTGCTGAACCTGCCCTCGCACCCGCCGCACGCGGTGACCTGCCTGGACGGCTACCCGCTGACGCGCGCCGGCCGCGGCGGCACGGCGCTGGGCATCACGATGATCTGCTCGTTCTTCGCCGCCTCGGTGGGCATCATCGTGATGATCTTCTGCTCGCCGCTGCTGACCGAGATCTCGTTCAAGTTCGGTCCGACCGAGATCTTCTCGATCATGCTGCTGGGCCTGCTGGCCGGTTCGACGATGTCGCGCGGCTCCCCGCTGAAGGGGGTGGCGATGACGCTGTTCGGCCTGCTGTGCGGCGTGGTGGGTACCGACGTCAACACCGGCACCTTCCGCTTCGCCTTCAACATTCCTGAACTGAGCGACGGCCTGGAACTGGTGGCGATCGCGATGGGCCTGTTCGGCGTGGCCGACTTCCTGCTCAACGTCAACCGCATGAAGACCGTGACGGCCAAGACCACGCTGCGCATCCGCGACATGCGTCCGACCATGGCCGAGATGAAGCAGGCGTTCTGGCCGATGGTGCGCGGCACCGGCGTCGGCACGCTGTTTGGCGCCATGCCCGGCACCGGCCCGACCATCACCACCTTCATCGCCTACGCGCTGGAGCGCAAGATCTCGAAGACGCCGGAGAAGTTCGGCACCGGCATGATCGCCGGCGTGGCCGCGCCCGAAGCCTCGGCGCACTCGAAAACCCAGGTCGACTTCATCCCCACCATGAGCCTGGGCATCCCGGGCGACGCGGTGATGGCGCTGATCCTCGGCGCGCTAATGATCCAGGGCATCACCCCGGGGCCGCAGCTGATCAGCGACCACCCGGACATCTTCTGGGGCCTGGTGGCCAGCTTCTGGATCGGCAACGTGATCCTGATGGTGCTGAACGTGCCGCTGATCGGCGTGTGGGTCAAGCTGCTGCAGGTGCCTTACCGCTACCTGTTCCCGTCGGCGATGTTCTTCATCGTGGTAGGTGTGTTCAGCACGCAGAACAGCCTGTTCCAGATCTGGGAAGTGCTGGCCTTCGGCGTGATCGGCGCCTTGCTGATGTACCTGGAGTTCTCGGTGGCCCCGATCCTGCTCGGCTTCGTGCTGGGGCCGATGGTGGAAGAGAACTTCCGCCGCTCGCTGCTGCTCTCGCGCGGCGACATGATGGTGTTCGTCGAGCGCCCGATCAGCTGCGCCTTCGTGGTCATGTCGGCCCTGCTGGTGATCGGCGTGACCTACTCGGCCTGGCGCGGCAGCCGTCGCGCCAGGCAGCAGCGCACCACCATGCTGGACGGCGAGCAGTTCGTCGCCGGCGAATAA